A genome region from Chryseobacterium sp. G0186 includes the following:
- a CDS encoding ABC transporter substrate-binding protein, with product MKQKILLLFTVFSLIACKREPKISSSDWTNISSRTQFKENDGGLELKSGNFTYNFNKNQTPFKRIILLNASMAGYISELGAENLIIGVSSPEYIYSEKIQNMLKEGKIQNVGSEQKYDVEKIISMKPDAIFTNYIASFDNSYQLLKNNGIQVVFLDEYMEQQPLQKTAYIKLFGEFFGKEKEAEAKYQEVEKNYNDLKQLALKAKEKPVVLANEMYGDVWYLPGGNTSVAHYIADANAHYIMKDNKEEKALTMSFEEVYAKAGGVQYWVNAGSHTSKKEMLGMNPFYGKLDVFNKGKIYTIAGKEKQKANDFFESGVVRADLILKDYIKILHPELLPDYQLTYMKELQ from the coding sequence ATGAAACAGAAAATTTTACTTTTATTCACGGTATTTTCGCTAATAGCCTGTAAAAGAGAACCAAAAATTTCGTCCTCAGATTGGACAAATATCTCAAGTCGTACCCAATTTAAAGAAAACGATGGGGGATTGGAACTGAAATCGGGAAATTTCACCTATAATTTTAATAAAAATCAGACTCCTTTTAAGAGAATCATCCTTCTGAATGCAAGTATGGCAGGGTATATTTCAGAGCTTGGAGCAGAAAATCTGATTATCGGAGTTTCAAGTCCGGAATATATTTATTCGGAAAAGATTCAGAACATGCTTAAAGAGGGAAAAATTCAAAATGTAGGAAGCGAGCAGAAATATGATGTAGAAAAGATCATCTCCATGAAACCTGACGCTATTTTTACCAATTATATTGCGAGTTTTGACAATAGCTATCAGTTATTAAAGAACAATGGAATTCAGGTGGTATTTTTGGATGAATATATGGAGCAGCAGCCTTTACAGAAAACAGCCTACATAAAACTTTTTGGAGAGTTTTTCGGAAAAGAAAAAGAAGCTGAAGCTAAATATCAGGAAGTTGAGAAAAATTATAATGATTTGAAGCAGCTGGCATTAAAGGCAAAAGAAAAACCTGTTGTTTTAGCCAATGAAATGTATGGTGATGTATGGTATCTTCCGGGTGGAAATACTTCCGTGGCCCACTATATTGCTGATGCCAACGCTCATTACATCATGAAGGACAATAAAGAGGAAAAAGCCCTTACGATGAGCTTCGAGGAAGTATATGCAAAAGCAGGAGGTGTTCAGTACTGGGTAAATGCAGGAAGCCATACTTCTAAAAAAGAAATGTTGGGAATGAATCCTTTCTACGGAAAACTGGATGTATTTAATAAAGGAAAGATCTATACCATTGCAGGAAAGGAAAAGCAAAAAGCAAATGACTTTTTTGAAAGCGGAGTAGTAAGAGCAGATTTGATCCTTAAAGACTATATTAAAATCTTACATCCCGAACTTTTACCGGATTATCAACTTACCTACATGAAAGAATTGCAGTAA
- a CDS encoding recombinase family protein — MIIADLYIRVSTDEQAEKGYSQRDQDERLRRYCTNNDISINRVIYEDHSAKSFERPEWKKYLLEIKKKSHKSSLVLFTKWDRFSRNTGDAYQMISLLQKNHIIPQAIEQPLDMSVPENKLMLAIYLSTPEVENDRRALNTFHGMRRAKKEGRLMGIAPYGYINRSHEDGKKYIAIKDPEASNIIWAFNEISKGHIPADHVRLQMNKREGVSMSRSAFAKAMRNPVYCGKIYIEDYKQEEAYYTEGKHEALISERLFNQVQYIMDKKRKVEGPGGRVLGNERFPLRGLLVCPRCGKNLTASGAKGKSRTYYYYHCHYKCGFRFDSDKLNELFEFEISKLEYNPIIKELMKEILLDNYKQFTCDIEAKRKSISKEINLLNEKVANARDKYLVDKLDEEDYKEIKRITKSQIEQLEQELQQMVSDSKELDIRTKIENALDGMENLVNLYQQGDLQTKRTIGCLIFPQKVEFDGKSFQTPKMNIVAQCIYQYNNGLGNKKNRHRRVKSSNVGLVTSTGFKPVTF; from the coding sequence ATGATAATAGCAGATCTATATATAAGAGTTTCCACTGATGAGCAGGCGGAAAAAGGATATTCTCAGAGAGATCAGGACGAAAGATTACGCAGATATTGTACAAACAATGATATTTCCATTAATAGAGTAATCTATGAAGACCATTCAGCTAAAAGCTTTGAACGTCCTGAGTGGAAAAAGTATCTCCTCGAAATCAAAAAAAAGAGTCATAAAAGCAGTTTGGTTCTGTTCACTAAGTGGGATCGATTTAGTCGTAATACTGGGGATGCTTATCAAATGATCAGTTTGCTCCAAAAAAACCACATTATTCCCCAAGCCATTGAGCAGCCTTTGGATATGTCAGTTCCTGAAAATAAGCTAATGTTGGCTATTTATTTATCAACTCCTGAAGTGGAAAATGACAGAAGAGCATTAAATACTTTCCATGGAATGAGAAGAGCAAAAAAAGAGGGACGACTGATGGGGATAGCTCCTTATGGATATATAAACAGAAGTCATGAAGATGGTAAAAAATATATTGCAATTAAGGATCCGGAGGCTTCCAATATTATCTGGGCATTTAATGAGATTTCCAAAGGTCATATTCCTGCTGACCATGTAAGGCTGCAAATGAATAAAAGAGAGGGAGTATCAATGTCAAGAAGCGCCTTCGCCAAAGCGATGAGAAATCCGGTTTACTGTGGGAAGATCTATATTGAAGACTATAAACAAGAGGAAGCTTATTACACTGAAGGAAAACATGAGGCATTGATTAGCGAACGATTGTTTAATCAGGTTCAATACATTATGGACAAAAAAAGGAAAGTAGAGGGTCCTGGTGGAAGAGTTCTTGGAAACGAGCGTTTTCCCCTTAGAGGCCTTCTAGTCTGTCCAAGGTGTGGAAAGAATCTTACAGCAAGCGGTGCAAAAGGAAAGTCTAGAACCTATTATTACTATCATTGCCATTATAAATGTGGATTCAGGTTTGACTCTGACAAGTTAAATGAACTCTTTGAGTTTGAAATTTCTAAACTGGAATACAATCCGATCATCAAAGAACTTATGAAGGAGATACTTTTAGATAATTATAAACAATTCACTTGTGATATAGAAGCTAAAAGAAAGTCGATTTCAAAAGAGATCAATTTACTCAATGAAAAGGTTGCTAATGCAAGAGATAAATATCTTGTTGATAAATTAGATGAAGAGGATTATAAAGAGATCAAAAGGATCACAAAATCACAAATTGAACAATTGGAACAGGAGCTTCAGCAAATGGTTTCGGATAGCAAGGAGCTTGACATTAGAACAAAAATAGAAAATGCACTTGACGGGATGGAAAACCTTGTAAACCTTTATCAGCAGGGTGATCTTCAAACGAAAAGAACGATTGGGTGTTTGATATTTCCCCAAAAAGTTGAATTTGACGGAAAAAGTTTTCAAACACCTAAAATGAATATTGTTGCTCAGTGTATCTACCAGTATAACAATGGATTAGGAAATAAAAAAAACCGACATCGAAGAGTGAAATCTTCAAATGTCGGTCTTGTGACCTCGACAGGATTCAAACCTGTAACCTTCTGA
- a CDS encoding YhcG family protein: MSQLSSNLFISIKHLIDNAKTSLVRNINTTMLLTYFEIGKIIVENEQGGKDRAEYAKETLKNLSKQLTKEFGRGYSVDNLQWMRKFYLTFQNRITENYETVFRISSEDSNYESVSRNSIFSLSWSHYIQLMKIENEEERNFYEIEASQNSWSVRELTRQYSSAIYERLVLSRDKEGVKQLALKGQIVEKPIDVLKSHYVLEFLDLKEDNRYSESDLETEIINKLEHFMLELGKGFLFEGRQRRFTFEGDSFFVDLVFYNRLLKCFVLLDLKIGKLTHQDIGQMQMYVNYYDRKIKLEDENPTIGIILCKEENKTVIEFTLPENNKTIFAKEYKAILPSKEELKRQIK, from the coding sequence ATGAGTCAATTATCATCCAACCTTTTCATTTCTATAAAGCATTTAATTGATAATGCTAAAACTAGCCTTGTCCGAAATATAAATACCACCATGTTATTGACCTATTTTGAAATAGGGAAAATAATTGTTGAGAATGAGCAGGGTGGAAAGGATAGAGCGGAATATGCTAAGGAAACGTTGAAAAATTTGAGTAAGCAACTGACAAAAGAGTTTGGAAGAGGATATTCTGTTGATAATTTGCAATGGATGAGAAAGTTTTATCTGACATTTCAAAATAGGATTACAGAAAATTACGAAACAGTGTTTCGTATTTCTTCTGAAGATTCAAATTATGAATCAGTGTCTCGTAATTCTATTTTTTCATTATCCTGGTCTCACTACATTCAATTAATGAAAATTGAAAATGAGGAAGAACGAAATTTTTATGAAATAGAAGCAAGTCAGAATAGCTGGAGCGTAAGAGAGTTAACACGTCAATATAGTTCAGCGATTTATGAGAGATTGGTATTAAGCAGGGATAAGGAGGGTGTGAAACAATTAGCACTGAAAGGTCAAATTGTGGAGAAACCTATAGATGTGTTAAAAAGCCATTATGTTCTGGAATTCTTAGATTTAAAAGAAGATAACCGCTATTCTGAAAGTGATCTGGAAACTGAAATCATCAATAAGCTGGAGCATTTTATGCTGGAATTAGGTAAAGGTTTTCTATTTGAAGGCCGTCAGCGTAGATTTACTTTCGAGGGTGACAGTTTCTTTGTAGATCTGGTTTTCTATAATCGCCTGTTAAAGTGCTTCGTTCTTCTAGATTTAAAAATAGGAAAGTTGACCCATCAGGATATTGGACAAATGCAGATGTACGTTAACTACTATGACCGAAAAATAAAGCTTGAAGACGAGAACCCAACCATTGGAATTATTCTTTGTAAAGAAGAAAATAAAACAGTCATAGAATTTACACTTCCAGAAAATAATAAAACCATTTTTGCTAAAGAATATAAAGCAATCCTTCCAAGTAAAGAAGAGCTTAAAAGACAAATTAAATAA
- a CDS encoding RadC family protein translates to MDFNIVNEIKLSYSRKGNSEKLISCSRDAVDVFRQYFDLEEIDYRESFFALYLNQANKVLGIKKISESGISSTIVDVRIIMQAALLCNASAIILAHNHPSGNLKPSNEDLKITQNIKNASNFLNIQLLDHCILTSEDYLSFAEEGKL, encoded by the coding sequence ATGGATTTTAATATTGTCAATGAAATAAAACTAAGTTATTCAAGAAAAGGAAACTCTGAGAAATTAATAAGCTGTTCACGTGATGCCGTTGATGTATTCCGTCAATACTTTGACCTTGAAGAAATAGATTACAGAGAATCATTTTTTGCATTGTATTTAAATCAGGCAAACAAGGTTTTAGGGATAAAGAAAATATCCGAATCAGGTATTTCTTCAACCATAGTTGATGTAAGAATTATTATGCAAGCAGCCCTACTATGCAATGCATCCGCTATAATCTTAGCACATAATCACCCTTCAGGAAATTTAAAACCCTCAAATGAAGATCTAAAAATAACCCAAAATATAAAAAATGCTTCGAATTTCTTAAATATTCAATTGCTGGATCATTGTATTTTAACCTCGGAAGACTATTTATCATTTGCCGAAGAAGGTAAATTATAG
- a CDS encoding amidohydrolase family protein, with amino-acid sequence MGKKTSLINCHAHIFTGDHVPPYLAKTFLPWPLYYILSLSIIVGGFRLYFDTLGKWRFKPRYKRVESMLYDVKIQASRTIAGKIVAFLLGILLFANVFYIIYDWIGLIGFSPSILGEELLTIRSTLGSYHLVQNFKSFYVQITLVLTFLILFKSGRNFIFFILKKIYAFLGILPGRQTKELLERYLNIGRYAFHRQQSSTYMDLRDQYPKNTGFVILPMDMEYMEAGKLKKGSGYLDQMAELVELKQNKEFSDFVFPFVFADPRRLEEQDDYFRCRITNNHVELLDCYIKEYIMDHHFSGFKIYPALGYYPFDERLLPLWKYAADNNLPIMTHCIKGTIFYRGTKKKEWDRHPIFQQNIGSELYEPLLLKQTKNIDFINNFTHPLNYLCLLDETLLRKVVKDAKDPKIRELFGYTDEKTKLTCNLSKLKICFAHYGGDDEWKRFLEMERYDFSKQIITHPDRGIKFFPEKNEKPTPGKMEQLWKYVDWYSLISSMMLQYENVYADISYIVHSDEIHPLLKHSLKNENLKDKILFGTDFYVVRNHKTEKYMLAECYHNLGDAELDTIAYVNPKRFLFNNIHGNIKI; translated from the coding sequence ATGGGAAAAAAAACTTCCTTAATCAACTGTCATGCTCATATTTTTACAGGTGATCATGTTCCTCCTTATTTAGCCAAAACATTTCTGCCCTGGCCTTTGTATTATATTTTGTCTCTATCAATAATTGTTGGGGGTTTTAGACTCTATTTTGATACACTAGGGAAATGGAGGTTTAAGCCAAGATACAAGCGCGTTGAATCCATGTTATACGATGTCAAGATTCAGGCCAGTAGAACGATAGCAGGAAAAATAGTAGCTTTTTTATTAGGGATACTTTTATTCGCAAATGTATTCTACATTATTTATGATTGGATTGGTTTAATCGGTTTTTCGCCTTCAATTTTAGGCGAGGAATTGCTTACAATAAGGTCTACATTGGGTTCTTATCATTTAGTACAAAATTTCAAATCATTTTATGTCCAGATTACATTGGTTCTTACTTTTTTGATACTTTTTAAAAGTGGTAGAAATTTTATTTTTTTCATCCTAAAAAAAATATATGCTTTTTTAGGAATTCTTCCAGGAAGGCAGACCAAAGAACTTTTGGAGAGGTATTTAAATATAGGAAGGTATGCTTTTCATAGACAACAAAGTTCTACCTATATGGACCTTCGAGATCAATACCCTAAAAATACTGGATTTGTTATTCTTCCAATGGATATGGAGTACATGGAAGCTGGAAAGTTAAAAAAAGGAAGTGGTTATCTTGATCAGATGGCGGAACTTGTTGAATTAAAACAAAATAAAGAGTTTTCAGATTTTGTTTTTCCTTTTGTTTTTGCAGATCCAAGACGTTTAGAAGAACAGGATGATTATTTTAGATGTAGGATTACAAATAACCATGTTGAACTATTGGATTGTTATATAAAAGAATATATTATGGATCATCATTTTAGTGGATTTAAGATTTATCCCGCTTTAGGATATTATCCATTTGATGAAAGATTGCTACCCTTATGGAAATATGCTGCAGATAATAATTTACCTATCATGACTCATTGTATAAAGGGTACTATTTTTTACAGAGGAACTAAAAAGAAAGAATGGGATAGACATCCTATTTTTCAGCAAAATATTGGAAGTGAATTGTATGAACCGCTTTTGTTGAAACAAACTAAGAATATTGATTTTATAAACAATTTCACACATCCATTAAACTATTTATGTTTACTAGATGAAACACTGCTGAGAAAAGTGGTGAAGGACGCGAAAGATCCTAAAATTCGCGAGTTATTTGGTTATACTGATGAAAAGACTAAGCTTACGTGTAATTTAAGCAAACTAAAGATTTGTTTTGCACATTATGGTGGAGATGATGAATGGAAGAGGTTTCTCGAAATGGAACGCTATGATTTCAGTAAACAAATCATTACACATCCGGATAGAGGGATTAAGTTTTTTCCAGAGAAAAATGAAAAACCAACTCCTGGGAAAATGGAACAATTATGGAAATATGTTGATTGGTATTCACTTATTTCAAGTATGATGTTACAGTATGAAAATGTTTATGCTGATATTAGTTATATTGTTCATAGTGATGAAATTCATCCTTTACTGAAACATTCATTAAAGAATGAAAATCTTAAGGACAAAATACTTTTTGGTACTGATTTTTATGTTGTAAGAAATCATAAAACTGAAAAATATATGCTGGCGGAATGTTATCATAATCTTGGTGATGCGGAGTTAGATACGATTGCATATGTTAATCCTAAACGATTTTTGTTTAACAATATTCATGGGAATATTAAAATTTAG
- the traN gene encoding conjugative transposon protein TraN — MNTLKSHYILRILLLLILSSRSFAQDSTTSYLPLEQARLIPFRMEVTYNKTSHLLFPSPIRYVDLGSDLLVANKAEPIGNVLRVKSAVRDFEEETNFSVITEDGKFYSFDAFYSPYPAVLSYDLLKLQRDTERQYSTDVLFEDLKGSSSMLTALIMENLYQKSKRTIKHIVSKNYGIQFSVRSLHVNDNKFYFTLEVENSSNVAYTIEWVNFKIVDKKNLKRMVVQDKLLEPIRVHFPKIMASAHSNILGIYLLDQFTLLKDQILEIEILEKNGGRHQKVRLKNKDLIHARLITD; from the coding sequence ATGAACACACTAAAGAGCCATTATATTTTGAGAATTCTACTGCTGCTCATCCTAAGCAGCAGGTCATTTGCTCAGGATTCCACCACTTCTTATCTTCCTTTAGAGCAAGCACGATTGATACCGTTCAGAATGGAGGTTACCTATAATAAAACATCACATCTCTTATTTCCATCGCCCATTCGATATGTTGATCTTGGAAGCGATCTTTTGGTTGCTAATAAGGCAGAACCTATTGGAAATGTCCTCCGGGTTAAGTCGGCAGTAAGAGATTTCGAAGAAGAAACCAATTTTTCAGTCATTACTGAAGACGGAAAATTTTACAGTTTTGATGCATTCTACAGTCCTTATCCGGCAGTACTCAGTTATGATTTATTAAAACTGCAGAGAGATACGGAACGACAATATTCAACAGATGTTTTATTTGAAGATCTTAAAGGAAGCTCATCTATGCTGACAGCACTTATTATGGAAAATCTTTACCAGAAAAGCAAAAGAACTATTAAGCATATTGTTTCCAAAAATTATGGAATTCAATTCTCAGTCAGGTCATTGCATGTCAATGATAACAAGTTTTATTTCACCTTGGAGGTTGAAAACTCCAGTAATGTGGCATATACTATTGAATGGGTCAACTTCAAGATTGTTGACAAGAAGAACTTAAAACGTATGGTTGTTCAGGACAAGCTTTTAGAACCGATTCGCGTTCATTTTCCTAAAATAATGGCTTCCGCTCATTCGAACATCTTAGGAATTTATCTATTGGATCAGTTTACGCTCCTAAAAGATCAGATTTTGGAAATCGAAATTTTGGAAAAGAACGGGGGAAGACATCAGAAAGTGCGGCTTAAAAATAAAGATCTGATTCATGCAAGGCTAATAACAGATTAA
- the traM gene encoding conjugative transposon protein TraM, whose amino-acid sequence MKDSEKIKITEDDLPQNDRVIGDHPKAKWEQLKKPMIYCLMALLCAICLYLIFKPKTNNTIVAKEGLNAVIPQAKDGQLQSDKQKAYEQQLLEQKTEEKRNALTTLSDYWTDENDVNQNSGSSLSASKSGELSRSDQNAVNSYRNAQQTLGSFYRQDNQEVNDLRKEISRLKKDAIQNNSVPAGFGINDQLELMEKSYQMAAKYLPSASKEGTIPKEKEETKPSNEKKVKLTAVKATHSRIVSSLYREPADSTFILGLNHNRFFDVQSDKKKSSQSKNAIKGIVSETKTLVNESSLSIMLSEGMQLDRIEIPSGTVLIGTSKFQGGRLHLKVSSIEYEGSIYPVEINVYDNDGQPGLNVPYSPEQNAVKDMVANMSQTSGTNIMMTQSAGQQIASDLSRGVVQGVSGYFQKKVRQQKVTVKAGHQILLVPKNN is encoded by the coding sequence ATGAAAGATTCTGAAAAAATAAAAATCACAGAAGATGACCTACCTCAAAATGATAGAGTAATAGGAGATCATCCAAAAGCGAAATGGGAGCAGCTTAAAAAGCCAATGATCTATTGTTTAATGGCTTTATTATGTGCGATTTGTTTATATCTGATTTTTAAACCAAAAACGAATAATACGATTGTTGCAAAGGAAGGCCTTAATGCTGTAATTCCCCAGGCAAAAGACGGTCAGTTGCAATCGGACAAGCAAAAAGCTTATGAGCAGCAGCTTTTGGAACAAAAAACTGAAGAAAAGAGAAATGCCCTCACTACATTATCTGATTATTGGACAGATGAAAATGATGTTAATCAAAATTCCGGATCATCCTTATCTGCCAGTAAATCAGGTGAGCTATCACGTTCAGACCAGAATGCGGTAAATAGTTATCGAAATGCACAACAGACCTTAGGTTCTTTCTATCGGCAGGATAATCAGGAAGTCAATGATCTAAGAAAGGAAATTTCCAGATTAAAAAAGGATGCAATACAAAATAATTCTGTTCCTGCAGGCTTCGGAATCAACGATCAGTTGGAACTGATGGAAAAATCCTACCAGATGGCAGCTAAATACCTTCCTTCCGCTTCGAAAGAAGGGACTATACCAAAGGAAAAAGAAGAAACAAAGCCATCGAATGAAAAGAAGGTTAAGCTTACTGCAGTAAAAGCTACTCATTCCAGAATAGTTTCATCCTTGTACAGAGAACCAGCTGACAGCACTTTTATTCTAGGGTTGAATCATAATAGATTTTTTGACGTACAAAGTGATAAAAAAAAATCAAGTCAATCTAAGAATGCGATAAAGGGTATTGTTTCTGAAACCAAAACATTAGTGAATGAAAGTTCATTATCAATCATGCTCTCAGAAGGTATGCAGTTGGATCGTATAGAAATTCCATCAGGCACAGTGCTCATCGGAACAAGTAAATTTCAAGGGGGAAGACTTCATCTGAAAGTGAGTTCAATTGAATATGAAGGCAGCATTTATCCTGTGGAAATTAATGTATATGACAATGATGGCCAGCCAGGACTGAATGTTCCTTATTCACCTGAACAAAATGCAGTCAAAGATATGGTAGCGAATATGAGTCAGACTTCAGGAACGAATATTATGATGACCCAATCGGCCGGGCAGCAGATTGCATCGGATTTAAGCAGGGGAGTGGTACAGGGAGTGTCTGGTTATTTTCAGAAAAAAGTCAGACAGCAGAAGGTAACGGTAAAAGCGGGTCATCAGATTTTACTTGTACCAAAGAATAACTAA
- the traK gene encoding conjugative transposon protein TraK codes for MEFKSLKNIESSFKQIRLFMLVFTLLCFGVVGVVVFKSYQFAEEQRQKIYVLDNGKSLMVALSQDMSINRPVEAREHVRRFHELFFTVAPDKNAIESNVKRAFNLADQSAFNYYKDLQEKGYYNRIISGNIQQRVEVDSLAADFDSYPYTVKTYARQFIIRSSNLTIRSLITNCSLVNSVRSDSNPQGFTIEKFNVLENKDIETVER; via the coding sequence ATGGAATTTAAATCATTAAAGAATATTGAGAGTAGCTTCAAGCAGATCCGTCTGTTTATGCTGGTTTTTACCCTCCTTTGTTTTGGAGTTGTAGGAGTTGTTGTATTTAAATCATATCAGTTTGCTGAAGAGCAGCGACAGAAGATTTATGTATTGGATAATGGTAAATCTCTGATGGTGGCACTTTCTCAAGATATGTCGATCAACAGGCCTGTTGAAGCCAGAGAGCATGTCAGAAGATTTCATGAGTTGTTTTTTACGGTAGCACCGGATAAAAATGCTATTGAAAGCAATGTGAAAAGAGCATTCAATCTCGCTGATCAATCTGCATTTAATTACTATAAAGACCTTCAGGAAAAAGGATATTATAACCGAATCATTTCAGGGAATATCCAGCAGAGAGTGGAGGTAGACAGCCTAGCTGCAGACTTTGACAGTTATCCTTATACCGTAAAAACCTACGCCAGACAATTTATCATCAGATCAAGCAACCTTACCATAAGAAGTCTGATTACAAACTGCTCATTGGTTAATTCAGTAAGGTCTGACAGCAATCCTCAGGGATTTACCATTGAGAAATTCAACGTCCTTGAAAACAAAGATATTGAAACCGTAGAACGCTAA
- the traJ gene encoding conjugative transposon protein TraJ — MEPTNLHEVLRSVYEEMMPLCADMAAVAKGAAGLGALFYVAIKVWQSLSRAEPIDLFPMLRPFAIGICIMFFSTLVLGSINGVLSPIVQGSHSMLENQVLDLNELQEKKDLLEREAMLRNPEMAYLISNEEFDKKLEDLGWSPSDLVTMSGMYIEREMFAIKKDIRDGFREFLEILFQAAALVIDTIRTFFLIVLSILGPIAFAISVWDGFQTTLTQWLTRYISVYLWLPVADIFSSILAKIQSLILERDIEMLADPTFIPDTSNTVYIIYMVIGIIGYFTVPTVTGWVIQAGGAGNFMRNVSQTATKSGNIAGAAAGSATGNISGRLLK, encoded by the coding sequence ATGGAGCCTACGAATTTACATGAAGTTCTACGATCAGTATATGAGGAAATGATGCCATTGTGTGCAGATATGGCAGCCGTAGCAAAAGGGGCCGCGGGGTTAGGAGCCTTGTTTTATGTAGCCATCAAAGTTTGGCAGTCCTTAAGCCGTGCTGAGCCGATTGATCTGTTTCCGATGCTCAGACCATTTGCCATAGGGATCTGCATCATGTTTTTTTCAACCTTGGTGTTGGGAAGTATCAATGGTGTTCTGAGCCCAATTGTTCAGGGAAGTCATTCGATGTTGGAAAATCAGGTTTTGGATTTGAATGAATTACAAGAGAAAAAAGATCTTCTGGAGAGAGAAGCTATGCTTAGAAATCCGGAGATGGCTTATCTGATTTCAAATGAAGAGTTTGATAAAAAGCTTGAAGATCTGGGATGGTCACCTTCTGATCTGGTAACAATGTCCGGCATGTATATCGAAAGAGAAATGTTTGCTATCAAGAAAGACATACGGGACGGTTTCAGAGAATTTCTGGAGATTCTTTTTCAGGCAGCAGCATTGGTCATTGATACGATAAGGACATTTTTTCTGATTGTACTTTCAATATTAGGACCCATTGCTTTTGCAATTTCAGTCTGGGATGGCTTTCAGACCACTTTAACCCAATGGCTGACAAGGTACATTAGTGTGTATCTCTGGCTTCCTGTTGCTGATATTTTCAGTTCTATACTGGCTAAAATACAGTCACTCATTTTAGAGAGGGATATTGAAATGCTGGCAGATCCCACCTTCATTCCGGACACTTCCAATACGGTTTACATCATTTATATGGTGATCGGAATTATAGGATACTTTACCGTACCTACGGTTACAGGCTGGGTAATTCAGGCGGGAGGAGCAGGAAACTTTATGCGCAATGTCAGTCAGACCGCCACAAAGTCGGGAAATATTGCGGGAGCAGCCGCAGGCTCTGCAACAGGTAATATTTCAGGAAGGTTATTAAAATAA
- a CDS encoding DUF4141 domain-containing protein, which translates to MKNLIIKTLVVAFFATFTFAKAQFVVTDPANLASGILNSANEIVQTSSTVSNVVKNFNEVKKVYEQGKDYYDKLKAINNLVKDARKVQQTVLLVGDVSEMYVNNFGKMLNDPNFNAQELSSIANGYSALLTESTELLKELKEIITSNGLSLNDKERMEVIDRVYKEVKEYHNLVRYYTNKNISVSYLRAKKLNNTKRVLDLYGTSNQKYW; encoded by the coding sequence ATGAAAAATTTAATCATTAAAACATTAGTGGTGGCATTCTTCGCTACCTTCACCTTTGCAAAAGCACAATTTGTCGTTACCGATCCTGCTAATCTTGCATCAGGCATTTTAAACTCTGCCAATGAAATTGTGCAGACTTCATCAACGGTATCGAATGTTGTAAAAAACTTTAATGAAGTAAAGAAAGTTTACGAACAAGGCAAGGACTATTATGATAAGCTGAAAGCTATCAACAATTTGGTAAAAGATGCCAGAAAAGTGCAGCAGACTGTTTTGCTTGTAGGGGATGTTTCCGAGATGTATGTCAATAATTTCGGTAAAATGCTGAATGACCCGAATTTTAATGCACAGGAATTATCTTCCATAGCCAATGGTTATTCTGCGTTACTCACTGAAAGCACTGAGCTGCTTAAAGAACTGAAGGAAATCATTACCTCTAATGGTCTTTCTTTAAATGATAAAGAAAGAATGGAAGTCATTGACCGAGTTTACAAAGAGGTCAAGGAATATCATAATCTTGTTAGATACTATACCAACAAAAATATTTCAGTGAGCTATCTGAGAGCTAAAAAGCTGAACAATACCAAAAGAGTATTGGATTTGTACGGAACCTCTAACCAAAAATACTGGTAA